The following proteins come from a genomic window of Brevibacillus antibioticus:
- a CDS encoding ABC transporter permease: MHINLIAKREVKVGFRNPWSYSFMALFSLFSLGLLIIQSQSYMKGYTYTTGTMLNLILYLLPLMTMLLSSFSLTAEKEEGSWQLLSTYAMKTSSFLLGKYLGQALVLVAIVSFGYGLSGVAGMLLGKSFAFSTLLFLLAFSICLILLFLGIAMLIGAISKNRWQALTMGVSIWFFYILAWPTLLISVLSFVPYTWIKPLLQLATFLNPAEFVRIFSVARLGGGSIFGPEYYQWVYWADSPLGDLIFVVLSLLWISATLFIAIRVWERR; encoded by the coding sequence TTGCACATCAATCTGATTGCCAAACGAGAAGTGAAGGTAGGCTTTCGCAACCCATGGTCCTACTCGTTTATGGCTCTGTTCTCCCTGTTTAGTTTGGGGCTCTTGATTATCCAATCGCAGTCCTACATGAAGGGTTATACGTATACGACAGGTACCATGCTGAATCTGATTTTGTATTTGCTGCCACTGATGACGATGCTTCTCTCCTCTTTTTCCTTAACGGCGGAAAAAGAAGAGGGAAGCTGGCAGCTCCTATCTACCTACGCCATGAAGACCTCCTCCTTCTTGCTGGGGAAATACTTGGGGCAAGCACTCGTGTTAGTCGCGATCGTCAGCTTCGGGTATGGGTTGTCTGGTGTAGCTGGCATGCTGTTAGGAAAAAGCTTTGCATTTTCGACTCTCTTGTTTTTGCTTGCCTTTTCAATCTGTCTTATTCTGTTATTTTTGGGCATTGCTATGCTGATTGGCGCCATTAGTAAAAACCGTTGGCAGGCTTTGACGATGGGTGTCAGCATCTGGTTCTTCTATATTCTGGCATGGCCTACCCTTCTCATCTCTGTGCTTAGCTTCGTCCCTTATACATGGATCAAGCCTCTGCTTCAGCTCGCAACGTTTCTCAACCCAGCGGAGTTTGTACGAATCTTTTCCGTTGCCAGATTAGGCGGTGGCTCGATCTTTGGACCTGAATACTACCAATGGGTGTACTGGGCTGATTCTCCGCTTGGTGATCTCATCTTTGTCGTACTCAGTCTGCTCTGGATCAGTGCGACCTTGTTCATCGCCATCCGGGTATGGGAAAGAAGGTAA
- a CDS encoding ABC transporter ATP-binding protein — MNTFGLTIDQVSKEINGKTIVHPFSMNIEPGQVVALCGGNGAGKSTILRMLVGILPPSSGTIQLNGLNWNDNRVDYLQEIGYMPDHFTFSAGLTAKETLEFYASLRNRTAQEADRLLKMVGLHEARNKRVSQFSKGMQQRLLFAQAILAKPALVVLDEPTNGLDPYWMDAFVDLVREVKLTGQSVLFTTHQLQVADAVADRAIFLMNGKIVRDGSIKEYQQQYGQVGLYGAFSELVNQAKA; from the coding sequence ATGAATACGTTTGGACTAACCATCGATCAGGTATCCAAGGAAATTAATGGAAAAACAATCGTCCACCCGTTCAGTATGAACATTGAACCCGGTCAGGTCGTCGCCTTATGCGGCGGGAACGGAGCAGGGAAAAGTACGATCCTGCGGATGCTGGTCGGTATTCTTCCGCCTTCTTCGGGAACCATTCAGCTAAACGGGTTAAACTGGAACGATAATCGCGTCGATTATCTTCAAGAAATCGGTTATATGCCGGATCACTTTACGTTCTCTGCCGGACTTACTGCCAAAGAAACGCTCGAATTTTACGCTTCCCTGCGCAATCGCACTGCACAAGAGGCGGATCGACTGCTGAAAATGGTGGGACTGCATGAAGCGAGAAACAAACGGGTGTCTCAGTTCTCCAAAGGCATGCAGCAGCGTCTTCTGTTTGCCCAAGCAATATTGGCAAAGCCTGCACTCGTCGTTCTCGATGAACCGACCAACGGACTCGATCCGTATTGGATGGATGCATTTGTCGATCTCGTGCGGGAAGTAAAGCTCACGGGTCAATCCGTTCTCTTTACGACTCACCAGCTACAGGTGGCAGACGCTGTGGCGGATCGGGCTATTTTTCTGATGAACGGGAAAATCGTGCGTGATGGGTCGATAAAGGAGTACCAGCAGCAGTATGGGCAAGTTGGTTTGTATGGTGCCTTTTCTGAGCTTGTGAATCAGGCAAAGGCATGA
- a CDS encoding response regulator, whose translation MIRFFLIEDDAVVRRMLERIIQDSGLGEIVGQASDGSHVSIDQLYGVDVILIDLLMPGLDGIQTIKKLQTDGFAGRFIMVSQVENKEMIGEAYLQGIDTFIQKPINRLEVMAVLKRVSDYLSLEASLQTIRKSLQILDVKAKEPHTSGLKSQSSDQGTLSQKARKLLLQLGIASEAGAPDLLLIMEWLVQDERQGDKLHELQLKELYTQILLKVHASMDEHGITKEVRAMEQRMRRMVLQAFTHLSSLGLTDYANPTFEHFAPRLFDFQEIRLRMQELEAGEKTTKCRISVKKFLSVFYMEAKAL comes from the coding sequence ATGATACGTTTCTTTTTAATTGAAGACGATGCGGTAGTGCGCCGCATGCTTGAACGGATTATTCAAGACAGCGGGTTGGGCGAAATTGTAGGGCAAGCCAGCGATGGTAGTCACGTATCGATTGATCAATTGTATGGGGTCGATGTTATTTTGATCGACTTGTTGATGCCGGGGCTCGATGGCATCCAAACGATCAAAAAGTTGCAGACAGATGGCTTTGCGGGTCGCTTCATCATGGTGTCACAGGTGGAGAACAAGGAAATGATCGGGGAGGCTTATTTGCAGGGGATTGATACCTTTATTCAAAAGCCGATCAACCGCCTGGAAGTCATGGCTGTGTTGAAGCGGGTATCGGATTACTTGTCTCTGGAAGCATCTCTGCAAACCATCCGCAAATCATTGCAAATCCTGGATGTCAAAGCAAAAGAACCGCATACGAGCGGCTTGAAAAGTCAGTCGTCCGATCAGGGGACCCTCTCACAAAAAGCAAGAAAACTGCTGTTGCAGCTCGGAATCGCGAGTGAAGCGGGTGCTCCTGATCTGCTATTGATCATGGAATGGCTCGTACAAGATGAGCGACAAGGAGACAAGCTGCACGAATTGCAGCTCAAGGAACTGTACACACAAATTTTGTTGAAGGTGCATGCCAGCATGGATGAGCATGGAATTACCAAAGAGGTGCGTGCCATGGAACAACGGATGCGCCGGATGGTCCTGCAAGCCTTTACGCATCTTTCCTCATTGGGGTTGACCGACTATGCCAACCCTACCTTTGAACACTTTGCACCACGACTGTTTGACTTTCAAGAAATTCGCCTACGGATGCAAGAGCTGGAGGCGGGCGAAAAAACGACGAAGTGCCGGATTAGCGTGAAAAAGTTTTTATCTGTCTTTTATATGGAAGCAAAGGCGCTATAA
- a CDS encoding sensor histidine kinase: MRERLLILFIIMLATAFFGEMKVNPVGGSFRFSLGIAAFFFGLLWFSSVPVLLTGFFTGTFIFGFRVGMDVFFTYRPYMESVAAHLPSAFYYFSFTVLFYLLRARSYRESPLWLGLIGASIDFVSNVVEIQVRQYFTDFSPITWQSFLMLLFFGVLRSFFAVGLYNSFSIRQLRAVGEVRQQELERLRMINTELYEEAFYLRKSMTHLEEITRESYQLYRRLLTSDHGESPTALAIAENVHEVKKDSQRMLAGISKLINQEGLAPQLPIKELCELVARANQKYAEMLGKDIRIEWRCNINLSTSQIYALLSVLNNLVANAVEAIPMSGRIELNVKLIHRHLVFSVLDSGPGIPLEEQEWVFQPGYTTKYDEQGNASTGIGLTHARGIVQSLQGSLRILPDQKQMTHLEMQIPTDQLLGGEGV; this comes from the coding sequence ATGCGAGAACGCCTTTTGATCCTGTTTATTATCATGCTGGCAACTGCTTTTTTTGGAGAGATGAAGGTAAACCCCGTAGGAGGGTCTTTTCGTTTTTCCTTGGGCATCGCTGCTTTCTTTTTCGGGTTGCTGTGGTTCTCGTCCGTACCTGTATTGTTGACGGGATTTTTTACAGGGACGTTTATCTTTGGATTTCGCGTCGGGATGGATGTCTTTTTTACGTACCGTCCGTACATGGAGAGTGTGGCTGCGCATCTTCCCTCCGCCTTTTACTATTTCAGCTTTACCGTTCTATTTTATTTGCTCCGTGCGCGTAGCTATCGCGAGTCTCCTCTATGGTTAGGGCTGATAGGTGCATCCATTGATTTTGTTTCCAATGTGGTAGAGATTCAGGTGCGACAGTATTTCACTGATTTTTCGCCAATCACTTGGCAGAGCTTTTTGATGCTTCTCTTCTTTGGGGTCTTGCGCAGCTTTTTTGCTGTTGGTCTGTACAACAGCTTTTCGATCAGGCAGTTGCGGGCAGTGGGAGAGGTGCGTCAGCAAGAGTTGGAGCGTCTGCGGATGATCAATACGGAGCTGTATGAAGAAGCCTTTTACTTGCGCAAATCGATGACACATCTGGAGGAAATTACGCGCGAGAGCTACCAGCTCTACAGGCGCCTGCTCACCTCGGATCATGGGGAATCCCCGACGGCCTTGGCGATTGCCGAGAATGTGCATGAAGTGAAAAAAGATTCGCAGCGGATGCTCGCTGGCATTTCCAAGCTAATCAATCAGGAGGGACTAGCACCACAGCTACCGATCAAAGAGCTGTGTGAGCTGGTTGCGCGCGCGAATCAGAAATACGCAGAGATGTTGGGAAAAGATATACGAATAGAGTGGCGCTGTAACATCAACCTGTCTACAAGCCAAATCTATGCACTGCTCTCCGTGCTAAACAACCTGGTAGCCAATGCAGTAGAGGCGATTCCCATGTCGGGACGGATTGAGCTGAATGTGAAGCTAATTCATCGGCATCTGGTGTTCAGTGTACTTGACAGTGGTCCGGGAATACCGCTGGAAGAGCAGGAATGGGTTTTTCAGCCCGGGTATACGACGAAATACGATGAACAAGGAAATGCATCTACCGGGATTGGACTGACGCATGCCCGCGGAATTGTCCAAAGCCTGCAAGGAAGCCTACGCATTTTACCTGACCAGAAGCAAATGACGCACTTAGAAATGCAAATTCCGACCGACCAATTGCTCGGAGGGGAGGGAGTGTAA
- a CDS encoding amino acid ABC transporter permease, whose translation MDFIGAYTPSHLTFLLEGFWVTLQVAFLSIVFSFTIAIIVGVLRYAKIPGVSQVLGTIVELIRNLPLLLIIFFTYFALPEVGIKLDKFWAAVLALVIFEAAMLSEIVRSGLNSVEKGQIEAARSSGLNYVQTLWHVVLPQALRRMVPPIVSQFISLLKDTSLAVVIALPELMNHAQIINGRNVNYVIPTFLMIAVMYFVVNYALSVVSKRLENKHA comes from the coding sequence ATGGACTTTATCGGAGCCTATACGCCCAGTCATTTGACCTTCCTGCTCGAAGGCTTTTGGGTCACCTTGCAGGTCGCTTTCTTATCAATAGTCTTCAGCTTTACTATTGCGATTATCGTAGGGGTTTTGCGTTACGCAAAAATTCCCGGAGTCTCACAAGTTCTTGGGACAATCGTAGAGCTGATTCGCAATTTGCCGCTCTTGTTGATTATTTTCTTTACGTATTTTGCTCTCCCGGAAGTGGGAATCAAGCTGGACAAGTTTTGGGCAGCTGTTCTGGCGTTAGTTATTTTCGAAGCAGCAATGTTGTCGGAAATCGTGCGAAGCGGTTTAAATTCGGTCGAAAAAGGACAGATTGAAGCTGCACGTTCTTCTGGTCTGAATTATGTCCAGACACTGTGGCATGTTGTCCTGCCACAGGCTCTCAGAAGAATGGTTCCGCCGATTGTGAGCCAATTCATTTCGCTCTTGAAAGATACGTCGCTGGCTGTTGTAATCGCTTTGCCAGAGCTGATGAACCATGCGCAAATCATCAACGGACGCAATGTCAACTACGTCATCCCGACCTTCCTGATGATTGCAGTGATGTACTTTGTCGTCAACTACGCGTTGTCAGTCGTCTCCAAGCGACTGGAAAACAAGCACGCTTAA
- a CDS encoding amino acid ABC transporter permease, translating into MIDFSILFDHMDMYLKGFWNTLQASLLALVGSFALGTLFAIFRISPIRPLKWIATAYIEFVRNIPLILVVFLFFVGLPAIGIILNPFIAGTLGLTVYTAAFIAETIRAGILAIPKGQTEAARSSGLTYGQTMRYIILPQAIKVVIPPMGNQFINLVKNSSVLGVIAGLDLMYYGDLISADTFVTFDVYIFVAVFYLILTLPLSAFVSYLERRLAGSR; encoded by the coding sequence ATGATCGATTTTTCTATCTTGTTTGATCACATGGATATGTATCTCAAAGGCTTTTGGAACACCTTGCAGGCGAGCCTGCTTGCTCTCGTCGGGAGCTTTGCACTGGGGACGCTCTTTGCGATCTTTCGGATTTCTCCGATTCGACCACTCAAGTGGATCGCTACGGCTTACATCGAGTTTGTTCGTAATATCCCGCTGATTCTCGTCGTTTTCCTCTTTTTTGTGGGCCTGCCGGCAATAGGTATCATACTGAATCCGTTCATTGCAGGTACACTCGGCTTGACCGTGTATACGGCAGCATTTATCGCGGAGACGATCCGCGCAGGCATTCTGGCGATTCCAAAAGGACAGACAGAAGCCGCTCGTTCCTCGGGATTGACGTACGGGCAAACGATGCGTTATATCATTTTGCCGCAAGCGATCAAGGTCGTGATCCCGCCGATGGGCAACCAGTTTATCAATCTCGTAAAAAACTCCTCGGTATTAGGTGTGATTGCAGGTCTTGACCTGATGTACTATGGAGACCTGATTTCCGCTGATACGTTTGTTACCTTTGATGTGTACATTTTTGTAGCTGTTTTCTATCTGATTCTGACCCTTCCGTTGAGCGCGTTCGTTAGTTATTTGGAGCGACGCTTGGCTGGAAGCCGCTAA
- a CDS encoding transporter substrate-binding domain-containing protein, with protein MKANKLWKKVAGMGLVLMLSATALAGCGGGSTTEGGAKGTPAAAGTGTLAKIKERDKLVVGVKYDLNLFGLKDPGTGNVEGFDIDIAKAIAKKVLGDENKIELKEVTSKTRIPMLKNGEIDAIIATMTITEDRKKEVDFSDVYFLAGQSFLVKKDSPINGLKDMQKGMKIVTAKGSTSAKNIRASAPDVEVLEFENYAEAFTALKAGQGDALTTDNALLYGMAKQDPNYRVTEETFTEEPYGIAISKGDAEFVKTVNDLLKEMKENGEYDKIYEKWIGTKPKK; from the coding sequence ATGAAAGCAAACAAGCTGTGGAAAAAGGTAGCAGGTATGGGGCTCGTTCTGATGCTGAGCGCAACCGCGTTGGCAGGCTGTGGTGGGGGTAGTACAACAGAAGGCGGCGCAAAAGGTACACCAGCTGCAGCAGGAACAGGCACATTGGCAAAAATCAAAGAAAGAGACAAACTCGTAGTCGGAGTGAAGTACGACCTGAACTTGTTCGGCTTAAAAGATCCGGGAACCGGAAATGTAGAAGGCTTCGATATCGATATTGCGAAGGCAATTGCGAAGAAAGTACTCGGGGACGAAAACAAAATCGAGCTGAAGGAAGTAACCTCCAAAACGCGTATTCCGATGCTGAAAAACGGAGAAATTGACGCGATCATCGCAACGATGACCATTACAGAAGACCGTAAAAAAGAAGTAGACTTCTCTGATGTGTACTTCCTGGCAGGCCAATCTTTCTTAGTCAAAAAGGACAGCCCAATCAACGGTCTGAAAGACATGCAAAAAGGCATGAAAATCGTGACCGCAAAAGGTTCTACTTCTGCGAAAAACATCAGAGCGAGTGCTCCTGATGTAGAAGTACTTGAATTCGAAAACTACGCGGAAGCCTTCACAGCACTCAAAGCTGGTCAAGGTGACGCGCTTACAACTGATAACGCTCTCCTGTATGGCATGGCAAAGCAAGATCCGAACTACCGTGTAACAGAAGAGACCTTCACGGAAGAACCATACGGTATTGCAATCAGCAAGGGTGACGCTGAATTCGTGAAAACCGTGAACGATCTGCTGAAGGAAATGAAAGAAAACGGCGAATACGACAAGATTTATGAAAAATGGATCGGCACAAAACCTAAAAAATAA
- a CDS encoding amino acid ABC transporter ATP-binding protein, with amino-acid sequence MISFHQVNKHYGSFHVLKNINLHINQGEVVVVIGPSGSGKSTMVRCINRLETVTSGELVVDGVKVNDKNTDINKLRRDIGMVFQHFNLYPHKTVLQNITLAPTKVLGVSQKEAEETALYYLEKVGIPEKAEMLPTQLSGGQQQRVAIARGLAMRPKIMLFDEPTSALDPETIGEVLDVMKKLAKEGMTMVVVTHEMGFAREVADRIVFMDQGTILEDSTPEEFFASPREERARLFLSRILNH; translated from the coding sequence TTGATCAGTTTTCATCAAGTAAACAAACATTATGGAAGCTTTCATGTCCTCAAGAACATCAACCTGCATATCAACCAGGGAGAAGTCGTCGTGGTCATTGGCCCGTCAGGATCGGGTAAAAGCACGATGGTTCGTTGCATCAACAGATTGGAAACGGTTACAAGCGGAGAGCTGGTGGTAGATGGGGTGAAAGTGAACGATAAAAACACCGATATCAACAAGCTGCGTCGGGACATCGGCATGGTGTTCCAGCACTTCAACCTATACCCGCACAAGACCGTACTACAAAACATTACGCTAGCACCAACCAAGGTACTGGGCGTATCGCAGAAGGAAGCCGAAGAAACGGCTCTCTACTATTTGGAAAAGGTAGGGATTCCGGAAAAGGCAGAAATGCTCCCAACGCAACTATCTGGCGGTCAACAGCAACGCGTAGCGATCGCCCGAGGATTGGCTATGCGACCAAAAATCATGCTGTTTGACGAACCGACCTCTGCACTGGACCCCGAGACAATCGGAGAAGTGCTCGATGTCATGAAGAAGCTGGCGAAGGAAGGCATGACGATGGTGGTCGTGACGCATGAAATGGGCTTCGCTCGCGAAGTGGCAGATCGCATCGTGTTTATGGATCAGGGCACGATTCTCGAAGATTCTACACCAGAGGAGTTTTTCGCAAGTCCGCGTGAAGAACGTGCACGTTTGTTCTTGAGTCGGATTTTGAATCACTAA
- a CDS encoding DUF2512 family protein: MTRFLIKTAVNGIIVVACLWLFTNASWTSAILTTLGLTVIAYLIGDQLILRATNNVTATIADAVIAAIYLWAVSRWLDWPLSFGELIITVALLGVAELVYHRFLGIYDHNRIKKEP; the protein is encoded by the coding sequence ATGACTCGATTTTTAATCAAGACTGCTGTAAACGGCATTATTGTCGTCGCCTGTTTATGGTTGTTTACAAATGCTTCCTGGACATCCGCTATTTTAACGACACTCGGCTTGACCGTCATCGCTTATCTGATTGGCGATCAATTGATATTGCGTGCTACCAATAATGTTACGGCCACGATTGCAGATGCAGTGATCGCTGCAATTTACTTATGGGCAGTTTCCAGATGGCTGGATTGGCCATTAAGTTTTGGCGAATTAATCATTACGGTAGCCCTTTTAGGTGTGGCAGAACTTGTGTACCATCGTTTTTTGGGGATATACGATCATAATCGTATCAAGAAAGAACCCTGA
- a CDS encoding DUF3231 family protein translates to MGILSGNPQNEPMHYGEVFGVWMYLSTTKGLLAGYQTALNHTGDHDLKSFLEDMMRSMKQEVEQLDELLKVNGIGLPPAPPDRPIANLESIPAGARMNDPEIAAGVTRDIAAGLVACSQIMAQSIREDIGMLFGQYHVAKAQFGLRLLRISKEKGWLVPPPLHIQTPELVHA, encoded by the coding sequence ATGGGTATTTTATCAGGCAATCCGCAAAATGAACCGATGCATTATGGCGAGGTTTTTGGAGTATGGATGTATCTGTCAACGACAAAGGGCTTGCTTGCTGGTTATCAAACAGCGCTCAACCATACTGGTGATCATGATCTGAAAAGCTTCCTCGAAGACATGATGCGAAGCATGAAACAAGAAGTGGAACAGCTGGATGAATTGCTCAAAGTGAATGGGATTGGATTGCCACCAGCGCCACCGGATCGCCCTATAGCAAATCTGGAAAGCATTCCGGCTGGTGCTCGCATGAATGACCCAGAGATCGCTGCCGGTGTTACAAGAGACATTGCAGCCGGATTGGTGGCCTGCAGTCAAATCATGGCTCAATCCATCCGGGAAGATATCGGAATGCTTTTTGGTCAGTACCATGTTGCAAAAGCTCAATTTGGCCTCAGATTGCTCCGCATTTCAAAAGAAAAAGGCTGGTTGGTTCCGCCACCTCTTCATATACAAACTCCAGAACTTGTCCATGCCTAA
- a CDS encoding ADP-ribosylglycohydrolase family protein has product MELRDRYAGSLLGLAVGDALGTTLEFRKPGTFQPLTEMVGGGPFDLKPGEWTDDTSMALCLAESLITQNGFDPVDQMNRYVAWFREGYMSCKDHCFDIGNITKEALWRFEQTKNPFSGSNHPMSAGNGSIMRLTPVALYYANQPELAIDYCAQSSRTTHATAKAVDGCRLFGALLLGAIQGISKEELLTDSFSPIAGLWEKQPLDPDIARVANGSYKGKTKKEIKGSGYVVDSLEAALWAFYSSNSFEEGLFLAVNLGDDADTTGAVYGQLAGAFYGVEGLPQRMVKLLAKRELMEEFAQKLYEHATR; this is encoded by the coding sequence GTGGAACTGCGTGACCGCTATGCTGGGAGTTTGTTAGGATTGGCCGTTGGAGATGCACTCGGCACTACTTTAGAATTTCGCAAACCAGGAACCTTCCAGCCGCTTACAGAAATGGTCGGGGGAGGACCATTCGATTTAAAGCCGGGAGAATGGACGGATGATACGTCGATGGCGCTGTGCCTGGCTGAGAGCTTGATTACGCAGAACGGCTTCGATCCAGTTGATCAGATGAACCGATATGTAGCCTGGTTTCGAGAGGGGTATATGAGCTGCAAGGATCACTGCTTCGATATAGGGAATATCACCAAAGAAGCGCTGTGGCGTTTTGAGCAGACAAAAAATCCATTCAGCGGATCGAATCATCCGATGTCGGCAGGGAATGGCTCCATTATGAGGCTAACACCTGTCGCACTCTATTATGCCAATCAACCAGAGCTCGCCATTGATTACTGTGCGCAAAGTTCTCGCACCACACACGCGACGGCAAAGGCAGTAGACGGCTGTCGCTTGTTCGGGGCATTGCTCCTGGGGGCTATACAGGGTATTTCGAAAGAGGAGTTGCTCACTGATTCGTTTTCTCCAATAGCGGGTCTATGGGAAAAGCAACCGCTTGATCCTGATATCGCCCGAGTCGCGAATGGTTCCTATAAAGGGAAAACGAAAAAAGAGATCAAAGGATCGGGATATGTCGTCGATTCGCTTGAAGCGGCGCTTTGGGCATTTTATTCCAGTAATTCTTTCGAAGAAGGCCTGTTCCTAGCGGTAAATCTCGGGGACGATGCGGATACGACGGGAGCTGTCTACGGTCAATTGGCAGGTGCTTTTTACGGAGTAGAGGGCTTGCCTCAACGAATGGTTAAGCTGTTGGCCAAGCGGGAATTGATGGAGGAGTTCGCGCAAAAATTGTACGAGCACGCTACCCGTTAA
- a CDS encoding DUF3817 domain-containing protein, which translates to MMKSALGRFRLIGLIEGISYLVLLGIAMPLKYFWDYPAPVKIAGSLHGLFFVLYILALAHVTITNKWSFLKVIGAFIASLLPFGNFVLDARLKKEQ; encoded by the coding sequence ATGATGAAATCTGCCCTCGGACGCTTTCGTCTTATCGGCCTGATCGAAGGTATCTCGTATTTGGTACTTCTCGGGATTGCTATGCCGCTCAAGTATTTTTGGGATTATCCAGCCCCGGTAAAAATTGCCGGCTCACTTCATGGCTTGTTTTTTGTCCTGTATATTTTGGCGTTGGCACATGTTACAATAACCAATAAGTGGTCCTTTTTAAAAGTGATCGGGGCATTTATCGCTTCATTACTGCCATTCGGCAACTTTGTTCTGGATGCACGTCTAAAAAAAGAGCAGTAA
- a CDS encoding PadR family transcriptional regulator, whose protein sequence is MSLKLLVLGLLMEGEKHPYEVQQQVKARGMDCYIKYAKGSLYYAFDQLEKSGMIEVKEIIRETSRPDKKMYGITPKGEEQFQQLLLEELKKPMQLTNPIYAALAFASYGDPQKMNEALEVNIQEVRRLAGFLESIKEEKRERLSWGARTILIGAIEHLYAEMRWMERIREEAWGR, encoded by the coding sequence ATGAGTCTAAAATTGCTTGTTCTAGGATTGCTGATGGAAGGGGAGAAGCATCCCTACGAGGTTCAGCAGCAGGTGAAGGCCAGGGGAATGGATTGTTACATAAAATACGCCAAAGGCTCCCTCTATTATGCCTTCGACCAACTGGAAAAGAGCGGGATGATTGAGGTCAAAGAAATTATTCGTGAGACTAGCCGCCCAGATAAGAAGATGTATGGGATTACTCCAAAAGGCGAAGAGCAATTCCAACAGCTTCTCTTGGAAGAACTGAAAAAACCAATGCAATTGACCAATCCGATCTACGCGGCTCTTGCTTTTGCTTCGTACGGTGATCCACAAAAAATGAATGAGGCCTTGGAAGTGAATATCCAGGAGGTAAGACGGTTAGCTGGATTTTTGGAATCGATCAAGGAGGAAAAAAGAGAGAGGCTTAGCTGGGGAGCACGAACGATTCTGATCGGTGCCATTGAGCATTTGTACGCAGAGATGCGCTGGATGGAACGCATCCGAGAGGAAGCTTGGGGCCGTTGA